Genomic segment of Peribacillus frigoritolerans:
CTAAGTTACGGGCCCTTGCTTTATCCACACGGTAGAAGCGGTCGAAAATTTTATCAATGACGTTTTTCGGGATACCCACTCCTTGATCTGTAATGCTCACAATGATAAAGCCATCAGATGCCCTGACGCGGAAAGTCACTTGACCCCCTTCAGGCGAGTACTTTAATGAGTTGGAGATTACATTATAGAGAACCTGGGTAATTTTATCTTCATCAATATCCACAAAATAAGCTTCCTTCGGCAAATCACGCTTAAACGTGATGTCATCATTTTTCGTCATTTCAAAACGATCGATGATGTGGTCATAGAATTTATTGAAATTCACCCAGCCTGTTTTAAGCCTGTAATCTTTACTGTCCATTTTCGAAAGCTGTAACAGATCATTAACAAGCCTGATCATTCGCTCCGTTTCATTTTGGGTCACACTTAAAAAGGATGGAGCGATTTCCTCGTCCTTCCATGCACCTTCAGCCAATGCCTCCAGGTAACTTCTCATCGTCGTTAGCGGAGTTCGCAGTTCATGTGATACATTGGCAACAAATTCCCTGCGTTCACTCTCGATTTTCTCTTGCTCTGTTATATCATGCAAAACAGTAATCAAACCATTAACGAATCCCGTTTCCTTTTGAATGACCGAAAAGTTCCCCCTCAAAATGAAAGGCCGATTTTTTTTGCTGTAATCAAGGATTACGGACTCTCGCTCTTCCAGTAAATCATCAAATTTATATTCTTCTTCAAGACCCAAAACCTCAATGATCGGTTGATTCATGACGGTTTCACGCGAGACATTCAATAATTGTGCCGCAGGTTCATTAATCAAGTTCACCCGACCGCGCCTGTCCGTTGAAATTACGCCATCCGTCATATTGGCCAGTACAGATGATAGCTTCCGCCGCTCTCCTTCTGTACTTGATTGCGACTCTTGAAGCTTTTTGGTCAAATTATTGAAAGTGACGGCAAGCTGGCCAATTTCATCATCGCCATATACCCTGACTTTTCTGGAGAAATTCCCTTTTGCCATCACCAGGGCCTGTTTTCTCATATCAGACATTGGTCTAGTGATCGTTCGTGCGAGCAGGATCCCCAAGATCGCCGTAATGACTAAGGCGATGGCCGTACCCGTCATGAAGATGCTATTGATTTCATCCATCTGCTCAAAGACATTTTCCATCTCAGCTATTACATAGACGGCACCAATGACCTCCCCATTTGCTTCAACGGGTGTCGAAAGGACCCAGAGCCGCCTGCCTGTTTTCTTATCCCGAAATATATCATTATCTTCTTTTCCATAAATGAGCGTATTCTTGATAAGGACCTCTGTTGTCTTCTTCCCTACAATATCCTGGTTACCTCGGGCTGAAGTACCGATCACGCGTCTGCTGCGGGTGTCGATGACACGTACTTCCGAAATATCATTCGATGAATTATCCCGGTCTTTCAATATCGTATCAATCGCTTCTTCGAGGGTTGGATCTTCCTCTCCCCTCTCTTTTTCCATTTCTTCACCAATGCTGTAGGTAAGCAGGTTAACGTGGCCTTTTATTGATTTCGTAAAGTTCCCGACAAGATTTTCTTCCAATTCCCCAACAAAATATACCCCGATTATTTGCATCGCCACGAAAATGAGCAAAACATAAATCAGAACAAATTTAAAATGGATTGAGCGAAAAAAACCAACCTTTTTCATAGAAACTACTCCTGTTCAGGGTTACGCAGGTAATAACCGACCCCTCTTCTAGTTACAATCCAGCCAGGATGGCTTGGATTGTCTTCAATCTTCTCACGAAGACGTCTGACCGTTACATCGACCGTCCGCACATCCCCGAAATAATCATAGCCCCACACGGTTTGCAATAAGTGCTCCCTTGTCATGACCTGACCGATGTGCTTCGCTAAGTAATGAAGCAACTCAAATTCGCGATGCGTCAATTCAATCGTATCGCCCCGCTTGGATACCACATAGGCATCCGGATGGATTGTGAGCGTTCCTATCGTAATTTCCTTCGGTTCATTTTCTTGATCGGGAACCGGAACAGCTTGCTGACGTCTTAGGTTCGCCTTAACGCGGGCAATTATTTCCCGGGTACTAAAAGGCTTTGTCACATAGTCGTCTGCACCAAGCTCCAATCCTAAGACCTTATCTATCTCTGAATCTTTTGCCGTTAACATGATGATCGGCGTTTCATACTTCTTTCTTACTTCCCTGCAAACTTCCATCCCATCGCGCTGCGGCAGCATGATATCAAGTAAAATCAAATCAGGTTGCCGTTCTTCTACCATTTTGAGGGCTTCATTGCCATCATAAGCACAAAAAACTTCATAGCCTTCTTTTTTTAGATTGAATTGTAATATATCAGCAATTGGCTTTTCGTCATCCACTACCAGAATCTTTTTATCCATGTACTTATCTCCTTTTTAATAACTGAACTGAATCTATTAAAAACCGTGTCCTTATCCGGGACCTCATTCACTTTTCCTCTGCTTGCACCAATCTTCGCAACCTGTTTCAGCAAAGTTATATATATATACCCAATAAAAGGGGCTGAACACCGGAATGAAAGCAAATTGTCTCTATTCTACTTTATCATTTTATAGGCATTAAATCACCTTTTTCCTATTATTCTCATCTATGTATGAAGCAGAAGAAGTCTTCGAATATTTTTCGAAGACTTCCACCGGTTACTGACTTATATAGTTTAGCGGATTAATGAGAGATCCATTTTTATATATTTCAAAATGGAGGTGGACACCAGTCGAGTGCCCTGTTGAACCCATCATGCCGATTTTCATGCCTTTTTCAACCTTTTGTCCTGCTTTTACATCTATTGAATCCAAATGGGCATACACTGTCTTATACCCGTTATTATGATTGATCGTTATCTTATTTCCATATCCTCCGGAGTTTCCGGCAGTTTCGATTATCCCATGATCTGCTGCCGTTATGGTCCTGGTGGTCGGACGGGCAATATCAATACCTTTATGAAGTTTCCCCCAGCGCTGGCCCTGCTTACTGGAAATATAACCCCCATCTGCAGGCCATGAATATGTACCGCTTCCCTGTGAAGGAATGACCTTGGTGCCTTTTCTGGTGATTTCCGTTTCGGCTTTTTCCGTGACTTCTTTTTTTACGATCGTTTCACTGATTTTCTTTCCGTTTGTTTCAGTTACATTATAGGTGAACGCAAGAATCCCCTCATTCCCCATTTGATCAGTAATGATTTCGCCCTTTGGAAGTTCGTCATCCTCCTTCACTTTCTTTTGAAAAGGAATTCTCTCTTCTTTAAATACTTCTCTTTCTACCATTACGTTCACATAGGGGGTACGCTCGGTCACATAGAGACGCTCGCCCTCTTTAATACCTTTATTCTCATCCTGTCCCGGATTCAGCTCCAGCAGTTGATCCAGGTCCATATCATGGCTAGTGGCAATGGCTTCAAGATCTTCATCTTCCTTAGCCTCATAGATCGTCGTTTCTTCCTTTCCTTCTTCTATCATGGAAAGGGTTTCATCGACGCTCTTGATTTCGTCTGGATATACCATTGTATTTATAGACGTAACTGGAAGTGAAAATTCGATGTCCAGAATTCTGCTTCCTGGCTCTTTTAACGGATCCGCATCTTTTTCACTTTCTTTTTTACCTGATTCGTATTCAGCGTATTCCTCTTCATCTACATATAATAAAGTGATTTTCTCCAGAACATCCTCGGCATCTTCCTTTGACGCAACGTAAGCGACCGCCTGATTATCTATGTCGATTTCATACGCCTCTGCCTTCACATTCAACTGATCTTGAATTCCCTTAACAGCCTGATCCTCTTTTACCTCTTCATCGAATACCTCTTCAGGTACAAAAGTCAGCTGTTTCTCCTTATCGAATGTAAAGTCAGGATAATCTTCCTGTGCTTCTTCCACTTTATCGGCTACGATCTTTTCGATTTCCGTTTCATCCGTGACACTTCCGACGAACTCATCGTTAAGATAAACATGCTGTATGGTTGCAGTTTCCGATAGCCCAGCAGCAGTTGCCCGATTTCCTGCAAGCACTAAAATGACGGAAACCATCAACAGGATGATCCCCTTACCTTTTGAGCTAAACATATATTGTCCTCCTTAACGGCTCAGTCACCAATTAAGAAACTAATCAAATTTATTTTGAGTTTTATTAGTCCAATTTAAATATCCACATGCTCATGACTGATTGCTATAATGATTTTTATCACTCATAACTCTACCATATTAAGAAAAAAAACAAGAAACAGACTTCATAATGTAATAGAACTGTATAAATGGTGACAACATGTACCAATAAATATGGTAGTGGGAAAGGTTCAATAAACTGCGGAAAAAGGGGTGGACCTAAGCCCAGTAAGGTTAATAGCGAGTTATATGACAAATTGGTCCAAATTGGTATGTTACAAATCGTTAACAATCTATTAACAGTATTTCATTCAAAATACATCTGAATGCAAACAAAAAAACGCCCTAAAGGAAAGGCGTTTATAAAAGGATGGCTCAGGACGGAATCGAACCGCCGACACAAGGATTTTCAGTCCTTTGCTCTACCGACTGAGCTACTGAGCCAAATATTCTATTTTAGAATAAAAATAAAATGGCGGTCCCGACGGGAATCGAACCCGCGATCTCCTGCGTGACAGGCAGGCATGTTAACCGCTACACCACGGGACCAGTAAAGCATTTATATATAAAGAAGTGACCCATACGGGATTCGAACCCGTGTTACCGCCGTGAAAGGGCGGTGTCTTAACCGCTTGACCAATGGGCCGGAAAAAATGGTGAGCCATGAAGGATTCGAACCTTCGACCCTCTGATTAAAAGTCAGATGCTCTACCAACTGAGCTAATGGCTCGTTCTAATGAAATGTTTCTTTGCATGATGTGAACTTAACATCTGCAGCTTGTTAATGGCTTGTTCTATTGTGACGACGCTTTTGATAATATCATGGTTAGTATAGTTTAGGCAATAGTTTTTTGAAATAAAATTATTTTTTTCTTATCTTTTTCATTTTCCCTACAGTTTAACCCATTCATTCGGTATCCCGGACCTCCCGAATGTGACAGATGATGCATTAATCTAAATAACAAAAGAAGAGCCGGCAAAAAAAGCCAGCTCTTTTTTCATGAATTACGCTAGACGCCAAGGGCTTCTCACGACATTAGTTTGGTTACGGTCAGGACCGACAGAGAAAGTAGTCAAAGGAATGCCTACCAATTGAGATACGCGCTCTACATAGTGGCGAGCGTTCTCTGGAAGTTCATCCAATGATTTGCAGCCTGTGATGTCTTCTGACCAGCCTGGCAGCTCTTCATAGACTGGTTTACATTCGCCAATCGCTTTCAAAGTTGCTGGAACCTCATGAATGATCTCGCCTTTGTAGTCATAAGCCACACAAATTTTGACCGTATCAAGACCTGATAATACGTCAATCGAGTTCAATGATAAATCGGTAATCCCGCTGACACGGCGAGCATGGCGAACGACAACAGCGTCAAACCAGCCTACACGGCGAGGTCTCCCCGTAGTCGTACCATATTCCCGGCCAATTTCCCGGATTTGGTTGCCGACTTCATCATGTAATTCTGTAGGGAAAGGACCATCGCCCACACGGCTTGTATATGCTTTACATACTCCAACCACATGGTTGATTTTCGTAGGACCTACACCAGAACCGATCGTAACTCCACCTGCAACCGGGTTAGATGAAGTGACGAATGGGTATGTTCCTTGATCGATATCAAGCATAACACCTTGTGCCCCTTCGAATAATACCCGTTTTCCTTCATCAAGTGCGTCATTCAATACAACGGATGTATCACAAACATATTTCTGCACTTGTTGTCCGTACTCATAGTATTCTTCCAAGATATCTTCGATTTTGAAACCTTCCGTTTCATAGAAACGTTCGAACATACGGTTTTTTTCGACAAGATTTTGAGATAATTTTTCCTCGAAAATTTCACGGTCCAAAAGGTCTGCCATGCGGATTCCGTTACGAGCAGCTTTGTCCATATATGCAGGGCCGATTCCCTTTTTAGTCGTTCCAATTTTGTTGGCGCCTTTACGGTCTTCTTCGACTTCATCCAATTTGATATGGTAAGGAAGAATGACATGTGCACGGTTCGAGATACGAAGATTATCCGTACTCACCCCATGGCTATGTAAATAAGCAAGCTCCTCTACAAGAGCTTTTGGATCAACCACCATACCATTTCCAATGACACAAATCTTATCACTATAAAAAATCCCTGACGGAATTAAATGCAGTTTATAGGTAACGCCGTTAAATTTTATTGTATGCCCTGCATTATTTCCACCTTGATAACGAGCGATGGCTTCCGCATTCTGGGATAGAAAATCTGTTATTTTACCTTTACCTTCGTCTCCCCATTGTGTACCGACTACTACAACTGATGACATCTGAATAAAGCACCTCCAAAGGTTCACGTAATACCGATCATTAACCGGTTCTTATCAAACAAACCTATTTTATCAATAATCCAAACTGGAAGTCAATACAAAATCCGAACAATAAACTTTTTAAAAAATTCTTTGTTCGTAAATATAAGAAATTTCTTTCCGTTTTTTTTGGATTGTCAAACATTATTGTACCCTCTGATTTCTTTTTCTATTATCATAACGGCCTTTCTTTTTCCCGAAACAGAGAAAGCCCGCCATCACATGAATGGCAGGCAGTTTTCTATGCGCCGGGAGACATCGAATCATCATCGAAGCGGCGTTCGAGGTTAACGAATTTATTATATTCTTTCACGAATGCAAGCGAAACCGTGCCTACCGGACCATTACGCTGTTTCGCTATAATGATTTCAATGATATTTTTATTCTCGGATTCTTTATCATAATAATCATCACGGTATAAGAATGCTACGATATCAGCATCTTGCTCGATACTCCCGGATTCCCGGATATCAGACATCATCGGGCGCTTATCCTGACGTTGCTCCACTCCCCGCGATAGCTGGGAAAGGGCGATGACGGGCACTTTAAGTTCACGGGCGAGCGCTTTGAGTGAACGTGAAATCTCGGATACCTCTTGCTGACGGTTGTCGCCTGAACGACCATCGCCTTGAATTAACTGCAGGTAATCGATCAATATCATGCCAAGGCCATGTTCCTGCTTCAAACGACGGCATTTTGAACGGATTTCACCAATCCTCACACCAGGGGTATCATCGATATAAATGCCGGCATTCGACAAGCTTCCCATCGCCATCGTCAGTTTACGCCAATCCTCATCAGTTAAGGAACCTGTCCGTAAATTCTGGGCGTTGATATTCCCTTCAGCACAGAGCATACGCATAACGAGCTGCTCTGCACCCATTTCAAGACTGAAAATCGCTACATTCTCCTCCGTTTTGGTAGCAACGTTTTGAGCGATATTCAATGCAAAAGCGGTTTTACCAACCGAAGGACGGGCACCCACTATAATGAGGTCATTACGTTGGAACCCTGCTGTCATTCGATCCAGTTCAGCAAACCCTGTCGGTATTCCCGTGACATCCCCTTTACGGGTAGTCAAGACTTCTATGTTATCGTACGTCGCTACCAATACATCTTTAATATTTTGAAAAGACCCGGAATTTTTACGCTGGGCCACTTCCATGATCGTTTTTTCTGCTTCCCCGAGCAGCTCCTCGACCTCGTCCTCGCGACTGTAGCCTTCCTGAGCGATGTTGGTCGCTGTCCTGATCAAACGACGCAGCAATGACTTCTCCTCGACGATGCGGGCATAATATTCAATATTGGCCGCGGTAGGCACCGATCCGGCCAATTCACTTAAATAAGAAACACCGCCAACTTCTTCAAGGTTTTTTGTCGCAGCCAGTTCCTCTGTCACCGTAATCAAATCGACAGCTTTTCCTTCGTCATTCAATTTAAGCATCACATTAAAAATCTTTTGATGAGAGCTTCTGTAAAAGTCTTCCGGAATCAAAACTTCCGATGTAACGGTCAATGAAGAGGGCTCTAGAAAAATGGCTCCCAGTACAGCCTGTTCGGCTTCTATATTTTGAGGGGGAATCCTATCCTGAAATTGTTCTATCATATCTTAAAACCTCCCAATCTAAGAGGATACCTTTTATATGTTTCTAGTAAAAAAGAAAAAAGTGAAAGGACAACATGCCCAATCACATTTTTCGTCTATCTCTATTTTATCAATTTTTCACAGATATGAAACAGCTAAAATTAGTTAATTTCTTTCACATGCACAGTCAGTGTCGCAGTGACCTCAGGATGAAGCTTGACTGGAAGCTTTGTATGCCCTAAAGAACGGATGCCGTCAGCAAGCTCCATTTTACGTTTATCTATCTTGATACCGTGTTTTTTCTGAAGCTCCGAGGCAATTTGTTTAGTCGTGATTGAACCGAACAAACGCCCGCCCTCACCGGCTTTGGCTGATAGTTCAACCGTTAACTTCTCTAGCTGCACTTTCAATTCTTCAGCTTGCTGCAGCTCTTCCGCTGCAAGTGATTCTTCTTTATTTTTCTGGGCTTCCAAAGTTTTCACATTTGAATTATTTGCTTCAACCGCCAATCCTTGTTTAAGCAGGAAATTATGTGCATAACCATCTGCAACATTTTTAACTTCCCCTTTTTTCCCTTTACCTTTTACGTCTTTAAGAAATATCACTTTCATTCTTTATGTCCCCCTTCTAAATATTCATCAATAGCTGCTTTCAATCGACTTTCGGCTTCATTAATGGAGCATACCTGCTGAGTGGCTGCATTTGTTAGATGTCCGCCTCCATTCAACATTTCCATGATCACCTGTACATTGATATCACCGAGTGAGCGCGCACTTATGCCAACTGTATCATCAGATCGCTTAGCCATTACAAAGGAAGCGACAACGCCATCCATGGTCAATAGTGTGTCCGCAGCCTGAGCAATGAGCACCTGATTATGAACCTGATCGGTTTTTGCCGCTGCAATGGCAATTCCCTTTTTATAAAAGATGACTTCTTCAATGAGCTTCGAACGTTTGATATAGGTGTCCACGTCTTCTTTTAAGAATTTCTGGACAAGTACCGTATCAGCTCCATGCGCCCTTAGATAAGAGGCGGCATCGAAAGTGCGTGAACCCGTTCTCAAGGTGAAGCTTTTCGTATCGACGATGATACCTGCAAGAAGCGCCGTCGACTCCAGCATATCAATCTTTGAGCGTTTCGGCTGATATTCAAGCAGTTCGGTCACAAGTTCTGCCGTTGAAGAGGCATATGGCTCCATATAGACGAGCAATGAGTTCTTGATGAACTCCTCACCCCGGCGATGATGATCGATGACCACAACCTTATCGATCCTATTCAATAACCGCTCTTCAATTACCATGGAAGGTTTATGCGTATCAACCACAACCAGCAACGTCTCATCCGTAATCATTTCAAATGCATCATCAGGTGTTATGAACCGGGCATACAGCTCTTCTTTATTTTTGATCTCTTCCATTAAACGAAGGACGCTGCTATCGAGCTGCTGGGTGTTGATGACAATATAACCTTCACGTTCATTCATTTGGGCAACCTTCAAGATGCCGATTGCTGAACCGATTGCGTCCATATCCGGGTTTTTATGGCCCATGACAATGACTTTATCGCTATCAAGTACTATATCCTTCAATGCATGCGAAATAACACGGGCACGGACCCTCGTGCGTTTTTCCATCGGATTGGTTTTGCCGCCATAGAATTTCACTTTTCCATTCGCTTGCTTTATGGCCACCTGATCGCCGCCACGTCCTAAAGCGAGATCCAAGCTGGACTGTGCAAGCGTACCTAGTTCCGGCAAGGATGACACGGCCGAGCCGACACCGATGCTCAAGGTCAATGGTACATTTTGCTTGGCCGTCGTTTCCCTGATTTCATCCAAAATCGAGAATTTCCCCTTTTCAAGCTGCTGAAGGATATGCTCATTAAAGACAGCGATGAATCGTTCCGAGGAAACCCGTTTAAAGAAAACGCCATTATCCCTTGCCCATTTATCAAGAAGTGAGGTAACCAAGCTATTAATGCTGCTTTTGCGCTGATCATCCATACCCTGGGTCAAATCATCATAGTTATCAAGAAGAATGATCGCAATTGCCGTTCGCTCATCTTCATATAATTTCTCGATTTCCACTTGCTCAGTCACATCAAAAAAGTAAAGAAGCCTCTCATCACGCTTATGGACCACCTTGAATTTCCGATCGTGGAGCGTAAGTGTCTCTGTCTCGATCTCTTGCTTGATTAACGGTACTATCGAGTCCGCAACATCGTATAGCGATCTTCCTGCCAAGGAGTCTTCACTAAAACAAGAAGCCAGGAATGGATTGGTCCATTCAATGTAATAATCCTCATTAAAGAGCATGATCCCAATCGGCATTTCCAATAACGCTTCTTCGCCTACCTTCTTTAAACGGTAAGATAAAGTCGTTATATACTCTTCTGTCTTCCGTTGCTTTTTTTCTACCATTCTTAATGTTAAATAAAATAAACCAGCAAGAATCAATAATCCAACAAGTGCAATAACCCAATTATAATAAGCCAGGACGCCCAAAAGTAAAACGACCGCGGCGAGCACCCCATACAATGGGGACTTAATCGAGTATTCTTTCAAATAAGATGGCATAGTTTCAGCTCCTAAAAGCATCTGTTTTACAAAAAAGTCTTCTATTCCTTTTTCTTGATTGTCTCCCTAAACGGAAAGCCTAAATCTATTATACCTAAAAATCGGACGGCCGTCGTAATAATCGGAATCGGCAGAAGCAAAGAAAAAACCACGATTAAAACCGGTATCGCCTTAACCCATGACTTAACATGAGCGATATAGAATATCAGGGAATACCCTTGTAATAATATGAAGAACTGCAGTATGAAAAATAGGTTCGTTATGGCCATATATACAAAACTGTTCTTGTCCGTATTCACAAAAAGAGCAAGAAGCATCGTAATTAAATAATACCATAAAAGGCTTTTCGGGAGTCGCAGATCTCGAAAATGGGGCCATTTTAACGCCTTATCACTGAATCTCTTCACAATGGGGTGCGCCGCAAAGAAAATCAATAAAACCATGATGACGGACATCAAGACGAACAAACTTGGCATCAGCGTGTTCATCATATCGATTGATTCATACATCTGCTTTTTGACTTGTTCCGTCGGTGCCTGTCCAAAAGAATCCATGATGCCGATTGTATTTCCAATGGACCCCTCAAGAATGTTCATCGATTCTTCTATGTAATTAACATCCGTTATCAAAACTGAAGCTGCATATATTAATAAAATGCCCCCCAGAAAGACAAGGACTGCACTTATGAACATAGGTGCCATCGGTTTGTCCTTTTTCAAAAAATAGCCGATCGCAATTCCCGTTGCCCCCATGAGCAAGGTCAGGGGAACAGACAATATCGTCCCGATGAGGATCGACAATAACGAGGCTACAAATAAGTAACCAAGGCTCCACGATAACTTTTGTTTGATTGTGACCAGTATGAATGGAATGGGTAAAAAGAAAGCAGTGAAAATACCCAATAGTGGGATTTGAATGGTGATGAACAATAAAATGCAATATAGTGCCAGAAGTGCTCCGCCCTCGGCAATTCGTCTCCCGCTATTCATCTTTATTTTACCCCCTGTTATTATTGATGTCTTATCTCCATCTTTATATTGTATCCGTTACGGCCAGGATATTTCAAACATCACAGTCTTTTTTAGGATATGATTATTTTTTCTGAGGAAAGCGCCCGGATAACTTCCTTCTGAAATAAAAAAAACCGCAATTCAGCAGTTTTCAGGCATAAGTGATAACTTATAAAAAAGGCACATTAAGGATAACTCCTCAATGTGCCAATTTATTATTCACCAGATACGTATGGTAGTAATGCCATAGTACGTGAGCGTTTAATAGCAATCGTTAATTTACGTTGATATTTAGCGCTTGTGCCAGTTACACGACGTGGTAAAATTTTACCGCGTTCTGAGACGAATTTTTTAAGAAGATCTGTATCTTTGTAATCAATTTTAGTGATTCCGTTAGATGTGAAATAACAAACCTTTTTACGCTTACCGCGTCCTTTACGTCCACCCATTGCCATAATATATTTCCCTCCCTGCTTTTTTGAATTTTCATTTTAAACGGCTGTTTAAAACGGAAGATCATCATCTGAAATGTCGATTGTTTTACCGTCATTAGCAAATGGATCATCATCTACACGAGTGTAGTTGTTATTGCTCCGTTGATTCTGATTAGGATTTTGTCCATACGAATTGTTGTCATTTCCGTTATTGCCATAACTTCTTTGACCTCCACCGTAAGAACCGCCTTCATTTCTTTCACCCGCTGAACTGCTTCGTGGTTCAAGGAATTGAACGCTCTCAGCCAGAATCTCCGTCACATATACGCGTTTGCCGTCTTGTCCTTCATAATTACGTGTTTGGACACGTCCATCCACGCCAGCTAAACTGCCCTTTTTCAAGAAGTTAGCTACATTTTCTGCCGGTTTACGCCAAACTACACAGTTAATGAAATCCGCTTCACGTTCACCCTGCTGATTCGTAAAACTACGGTTCACAGCCAAAGTAAAGGTAGCTACGGGAACCCCATTAGGTGTATATCGTAATTCAGGATCTTTAGTTAAGCGTCCTACCAAAACTACGCGATTCATCATCAGAATCAACCCCTAGGTTTCAAGCTTGTTTCATGTGAAACAAGATTAGAATTTATATTAAATATTGAATTAAACTTCTTCTCTAGTAGCCATGTGGCGAATAATGTCTTCACTGATTTTAGCAAGACGATCGAATTCTTGAATCGCAGCACTTTCAGCGTTAACTTTAAGAAGCATGTAGTAACCATCACGGAAATCATTGATTTCATATGCAAGACGGCGTTTACCCCATTCTTTTGCTTCTACTTCCGCACCATTATCAGAAAGGATTGTGTTG
This window contains:
- the yycF gene encoding response regulator YycF, encoding MDKKILVVDDEKPIADILQFNLKKEGYEVFCAYDGNEALKMVEERQPDLILLDIMLPQRDGMEVCREVRKKYETPIIMLTAKDSEIDKVLGLELGADDYVTKPFSTREIIARVKANLRRQQAVPVPDQENEPKEITIGTLTIHPDAYVVSKRGDTIELTHREFELLHYLAKHIGQVMTREHLLQTVWGYDYFGDVRTVDVTVRRLREKIEDNPSHPGWIVTRRGVGYYLRNPEQE
- a CDS encoding adenylosuccinate synthase, giving the protein MSSVVVVGTQWGDEGKGKITDFLSQNAEAIARYQGGNNAGHTIKFNGVTYKLHLIPSGIFYSDKICVIGNGMVVDPKALVEELAYLHSHGVSTDNLRISNRAHVILPYHIKLDEVEEDRKGANKIGTTKKGIGPAYMDKAARNGIRMADLLDREIFEEKLSQNLVEKNRMFERFYETEGFKIEDILEEYYEYGQQVQKYVCDTSVVLNDALDEGKRVLFEGAQGVMLDIDQGTYPFVTSSNPVAGGVTIGSGVGPTKINHVVGVCKAYTSRVGDGPFPTELHDEVGNQIREIGREYGTTTGRPRRVGWFDAVVVRHARRVSGITDLSLNSIDVLSGLDTVKICVAYDYKGEIIHEVPATLKAIGECKPVYEELPGWSEDITGCKSLDELPENARHYVERVSQLVGIPLTTFSVGPDRNQTNVVRSPWRLA
- a CDS encoding M23 family metallopeptidase, whose product is MFSSKGKGIILLMVSVILVLAGNRATAAGLSETATIQHVYLNDEFVGSVTDETEIEKIVADKVEEAQEDYPDFTFDKEKQLTFVPEEVFDEEVKEDQAVKGIQDQLNVKAEAYEIDIDNQAVAYVASKEDAEDVLEKITLLYVDEEEYAEYESGKKESEKDADPLKEPGSRILDIEFSLPVTSINTMVYPDEIKSVDETLSMIEEGKEETTIYEAKEDEDLEAIATSHDMDLDQLLELNPGQDENKGIKEGERLYVTERTPYVNVMVEREVFKEERIPFQKKVKEDDELPKGEIITDQMGNEGILAFTYNVTETNGKKISETIVKKEVTEKAETEITRKGTKVIPSQGSGTYSWPADGGYISSKQGQRWGKLHKGIDIARPTTRTITAADHGIIETAGNSGGYGNKITINHNNGYKTVYAHLDSIDVKAGQKVEKGMKIGMMGSTGHSTGVHLHFEIYKNGSLINPLNYISQ
- the rplI gene encoding 50S ribosomal protein L9 — translated: MKVIFLKDVKGKGKKGEVKNVADGYAHNFLLKQGLAVEANNSNVKTLEAQKNKEESLAAEELQQAEELKVQLEKLTVELSAKAGEGGRLFGSITTKQIASELQKKHGIKIDKRKMELADGIRSLGHTKLPVKLHPEVTATLTVHVKEIN
- the dnaB gene encoding replicative DNA helicase yields the protein MIEQFQDRIPPQNIEAEQAVLGAIFLEPSSLTVTSEVLIPEDFYRSSHQKIFNVMLKLNDEGKAVDLITVTEELAATKNLEEVGGVSYLSELAGSVPTAANIEYYARIVEEKSLLRRLIRTATNIAQEGYSREDEVEELLGEAEKTIMEVAQRKNSGSFQNIKDVLVATYDNIEVLTTRKGDVTGIPTGFAELDRMTAGFQRNDLIIVGARPSVGKTAFALNIAQNVATKTEENVAIFSLEMGAEQLVMRMLCAEGNINAQNLRTGSLTDEDWRKLTMAMGSLSNAGIYIDDTPGVRIGEIRSKCRRLKQEHGLGMILIDYLQLIQGDGRSGDNRQQEVSEISRSLKALARELKVPVIALSQLSRGVEQRQDKRPMMSDIRESGSIEQDADIVAFLYRDDYYDKESENKNIIEIIIAKQRNGPVGTVSLAFVKEYNKFVNLERRFDDDSMSPGA
- the walK gene encoding cell wall metabolism sensor histidine kinase WalK, with product MKKVGFFRSIHFKFVLIYVLLIFVAMQIIGVYFVGELEENLVGNFTKSIKGHVNLLTYSIGEEMEKERGEEDPTLEEAIDTILKDRDNSSNDISEVRVIDTRSRRVIGTSARGNQDIVGKKTTEVLIKNTLIYGKEDNDIFRDKKTGRRLWVLSTPVEANGEVIGAVYVIAEMENVFEQMDEINSIFMTGTAIALVITAILGILLARTITRPMSDMRKQALVMAKGNFSRKVRVYGDDEIGQLAVTFNNLTKKLQESQSSTEGERRKLSSVLANMTDGVISTDRRGRVNLINEPAAQLLNVSRETVMNQPIIEVLGLEEEYKFDDLLEERESVILDYSKKNRPFILRGNFSVIQKETGFVNGLITVLHDITEQEKIESERREFVANVSHELRTPLTTMRSYLEALAEGAWKDEEIAPSFLSVTQNETERMIRLVNDLLQLSKMDSKDYRLKTGWVNFNKFYDHIIDRFEMTKNDDITFKRDLPKEAYFVDIDEDKITQVLYNVISNSLKYSPEGGQVTFRVRASDGFIIVSITDQGVGIPKNVIDKIFDRFYRVDKARARNLGGTGLGLAIAKEMVVAHGGKIWAESVDGKGTTVFFTLPYEQEEEDDWS